A single genomic interval of Fusobacterium varium harbors:
- a CDS encoding ABC transporter permease translates to MKKDKLGRLYTLPITLWLLLFFLIPMLIVMGYAFLKKGTYGGVEMVFSLASFSVFTDKIFIAILMKTIYISVLVTIFTVFLSVPTAYYIARSKYKKELLFLVIVPFWTNFLIRIYAWIAVLGNNGFLNSILLRFGIIDEPLQFLYNTSAVVLISVYTSLPFAILPLYAVIEKFDFSLIEAARDLGATNGQAFFKVFIPNIKPGIITAVLFTFIPNLGSYAVPKLVGGTQATMLGNIIAQHLTVTRNWPLASTISGALILVTSIAIVIFMKISNRKIKITDEKGADDNE, encoded by the coding sequence TTGAAAAAAGATAAACTTGGAAGATTATATACATTGCCAATAACTCTTTGGCTACTACTATTTTTTCTTATTCCTATGCTAATTGTAATGGGATATGCTTTCCTTAAAAAAGGAACTTATGGTGGAGTAGAGATGGTATTTTCTTTAGCTAGTTTCTCTGTTTTCACTGATAAGATATTTATTGCTATTTTAATGAAAACAATCTATATATCTGTTCTAGTTACTATATTTACTGTATTTTTATCTGTACCTACAGCATATTATATAGCTAGATCAAAATATAAAAAGGAGCTTTTATTTCTTGTAATAGTTCCCTTTTGGACAAACTTCTTAATTAGAATATATGCTTGGATAGCAGTTTTAGGAAACAATGGATTCTTAAACTCTATTCTTTTAAGATTTGGTATAATTGATGAACCTTTACAATTTTTATATAATACAAGTGCTGTAGTACTTATTTCAGTATATACAAGCTTACCATTTGCTATTTTACCTCTATATGCAGTTATTGAAAAATTTGATTTTTCTCTTATTGAAGCTGCTAGAGATTTAGGAGCTACAAATGGACAAGCATTCTTCAAAGTCTTTATTCCTAATATTAAACCTGGAATAATAACTGCTGTACTATTTACTTTTATCCCTAACTTAGGTTCATATGCTGTGCCTAAATTAGTTGGTGGAACTCAAGCAACAATGCTTGGAAATATTATTGCTCAACATTTAACTGTAACTAGAAACTGGCCATTGGCTTCAACTATTTCAGGAGCTCTAATACTTGTCACTTCTATTGCCATTGTTATCTTTATGAAGATTAGCAATAGAAAAATTAAAATTACTGATGAAAAGGGAGCTGATGACAATGAATAA
- a CDS encoding ABC transporter permease has translation MKRELMTMNKRRTSLFFFLLSMLFFYIPLVILIVYSFNDGKSMVWKEFSFRWYKDLFMYSDNIWKAFRFSILIALLSGVISTLIGTLGAIGLQWYDFKGKKALQVLTYVPLVIPEIILGVSLLILFATIKFELGLTTIFIAHTTFNIPFVLFIILSRLEEFDYSIVEAAYDLGATEMQTLLKVVIPAILPGIISGFLIAVTLSFDDFVTTFFVAGPGSSTLPLRIYSMIRLGVSPVVNALSVLLIGISIILTLSTKSLQKYLIK, from the coding sequence ATGAAAAGGGAGCTGATGACAATGAATAAAAGAAGAACTTCATTATTTTTCTTTTTGCTTTCTATGCTGTTTTTCTATATTCCTTTAGTTATATTGATTGTTTACTCATTTAATGATGGTAAATCTATGGTATGGAAAGAGTTTTCATTTAGATGGTATAAAGATCTATTTATGTATTCAGATAATATTTGGAAAGCATTTAGGTTTAGTATTCTAATAGCTCTTTTATCTGGTGTTATCTCAACTTTAATAGGTACATTGGGAGCTATCGGACTTCAATGGTATGATTTTAAAGGAAAGAAAGCTTTACAAGTTCTTACTTATGTTCCTTTAGTTATACCTGAAATTATCTTAGGGGTTTCTCTACTTATACTTTTTGCAACTATTAAATTTGAGCTTGGACTTACAACAATATTTATTGCTCATACAACTTTTAATATTCCTTTTGTGTTGTTTATTATTCTTTCAAGGCTTGAGGAATTTGATTACTCAATTGTTGAAGCTGCCTATGACTTAGGAGCAACAGAGATGCAAACTCTTTTAAAAGTTGTAATACCTGCTATTTTACCAGGAATTATATCAGGATTTTTAATAGCTGTAACTCTATCATTTGATGATTTTGTTACAACATTCTTTGTAGCTGGACCAGGGTCTTCTACTCTTCCACTACGTATTTATTCTATGATTAGACTAGGGGTTTCGCCAGTAGTTAATGCTCTATCAGTATTACTTATTGGAATATCAATTATTTTAACTCTTTCAACTAAGAGTTTACAGAAATATCTAATCAAATAA